TGTCAGAAAGTTCGATGCTGAAAATAAAGGATCATGGTTCTGCAATTAGATCAGAAAGTACTATCCTATCAACAATCTTTAGTCCACCACATGAAAAATTGTCCTCTCCCCAAAGTTCACTTATTACCAGACACAAATTTTGCTGtggattaatttttttatacaaatcaCAACACGGCTGTCTTTAAGGTAAATAGAGCTTGTAGCAATTGTCATAAAATCCTAAAAGAATACAAGGTCAGAAAACAAATGCGTCATTTCTCAAGCATATACTGTTTTCCAAAATTAATTGAGGGAAGTACTGTTGAAgatataatttagatttaaattattgttgcCCTTAATTAggaataagttttaaatatttaaagttgttttctgttttaagttgttttctatttttatattatttcttatttaaatataagCATTTAATATTGCTTATAAAGTATGTACATCTGAGAAGAAAAAAGATGAATGAAAGGATTATATTTTATTCCCAGTGAATtgtttaacatggtatcagatgTTTTTTAATTCCGGGAACATCTATCTTCATCTCCGCTCTGTTTCCAATTCCTAAATTCCCAATTTCGTCATGGCCAACCCATCCTCCAATATTATCATTCAACAAGATAATTCTTCTTTTCCCATCACTGTTATTCTTGATGACTCAAACTACCCCCTTTGGTCCCAGTTAATGGACATGCGTATTGGTGCTCGAAACAAATCGGGGTATCTCACTGGGGCAACTGCGAAACCCTCCATTGATGACCCAACCTATGATAATTGGATTACTGAGAATAAACGGGTGAAAAGTTGGCTTATTGATTCCATGAGCCCCCCGTTGATGCAGCGGTTTATCCGCCTTGAATCTGCCCATCAAATTTGGGATGCAGCTCTCCGCACATTCTACGATGGATCCGATGAAACTTGCCTCTTCGAACTGAACCAACGATCTTTCTCCACCAAACAACATGGTCGTCCCCTCTCTACTTATTATAACGAACTACTCTCCATatttcaagaaattgatcaTCGTATGTCTTCTTCTGAAACCACCGTGAATGGCGTAGTCCAGATGCATTCTTCCATGGCTCGTCTGCGCGTCCACATCTTTCTTAGCGGCTTGGATTCTGATTTTGACCAagttcgtggagagattcttcGTAAAGACCCAAAATTGGATCTTGAGAGCACATATGCCTATGTCCGTCGTGAACATCAACAACGTATCACTATGGGTCGTCCTGCTCCTACCTCGGATTCCTCAGCTCTACTATCTCAAGCTCCTCATTCTTCCCCTGCCAATTATCCTCCTAAACACCGCAAGGATAGTTCCTCTACGAAACCCTTGTTATGTTCTCATTGTGGTGATTCTGGTCACTCCAAGAATCGTTGCTACGAAATCATCGGCTATCCAACGTGGTGGGACTTCACCAAACGTCCTCGCAGAAAAATCTCCTCCAAAGCCCTCAATTCTTCTTCTGATGGTGACTCATCTCCCTCTCCTCAAGCTAATGTTGTGTATGAAGGTATTCTAGGTAAAACTCTTGCTTTCTCTGCTCACTCTAGGAATTCTACTTGGATAATTGATACTGGCGCATCAGATCATATGATTCATGATGCTTCTATGTTACAACATTGTTTCCCATGCAGTAAGTCCACCATAACCACTGCTAATGGTGGTTCTGCCTCCATTACTGGTCAGGGTACCCTTACTCTATCAAAAACTCTCACTCTTCATTCAGTTCTTGTCGTTCCTTCTCTTGATTTCAATCTTTTATCTGTAAGTCAACTTACATCACAACTTAACTGCAGTGTGATTTTTTGGCCCACATTTTGTGTTTTTCAGGACGTCCAGACCAAGGTGATTCTTGGCTATGGTGTTAGACGTGGTAATCTTTACTTCTTAGATGTCTCTGAGGGTGGTACTGACTTGCATTGCAGAGCATCTGCTACTAACACTCCAGATTCTTCTCATTCTGCTGCTTGGCTTTGGCATAAAAGACTCGGACACATTTCCTTTAGTTATCTTCAAAAATTATTTCCCCATCTATTTTCAAATTGTCATTCCTCTAAATTTCAATGTTCTACTTGTGAAATGGCTAAAAGTCATCGCATTCCCTTTTACCCCAGTATGAATAAAAGTAGTATTCCCTTTCAAGTCattcattctgacatttggggcCCTGCTAAAGTCCCTTCGTTTTCTCATTCTTATTATTATGTCTCCTTTATTGATGAGTGTACTAGAATGATGTGGGTCTCTTTgcttaaacataaaaatgacGTCTTCCATGTTTTTCAGAAATTTCACCGTATGGTTCTAACACAATTTAATACTTCCATACAAATTTTTCAATCTGATAATGGCCTCGAATATAAGAATGGATCTTTTTCTGAATTCTTCACCTCTAATGGAATAAAACATCAAACTTCTTGTACAtatacacctcaacaaaatggactTGCTGAGAGAAAAAACAGACAATTGTTGGAGGTTGTACGGACTTCATTATTTGGCATGAATGTCCCTTCCCATTATTGGGGTGAGGCTGTCCTCTCTGCAGCCTATCTTATAAATCGAACTCCTTCTAGTGTTTTAGGTTTTCTCACCCCTCAAAAGAAGCTTGAAACTTTCTTTTCTATTCCACATGTCATGAATCTTGAACCTCGATTTTTTGGTTGCACTGTTTATGTTCATGTTCCAAAAAAATTACGTGGTAAACTTgatccttgtgctaaaaaatgTATCTTTGTCGGTTATTCTGACGTCCAAAAAGGATATCGTTGCTTTGACCCTCAAACTCACAAAATGCATGTAACACTTGAAGTATCCTTTAGGGAGTCTGAACCTTTCTATTCAGGGGGAGtcacctcttcttcttctcaggGGGAGATTCGTCATATTGGAGAAGAAGAATTATGCTTACCTTTACCTGTGACTCCTACTCCAACATCTTCTCTTATTATGGACAGTCCACCAAATCAAAATCCTTCTCCTGAAGTCTCCACCGGTTTTCCAGGTACAAATCTTCTCAATGCAAGTCATTCTTCACAAAATGAGGCACCAAGTCTACCTTACATACCAGAATCACCTGATGTGGACAGTTCTGAAACACATCCCGAACCTACTACTGAGGTAACTTCTGTCCCTATTGAAAACTCTTCCATCCCAACTTCTTCTAACACTCACAATACACAAACCAGAAGATCAGAACGACAAAATAAAGGTATACCAAAATCAGTTTATGAACCAGATCCGAGAGTGAAAGTAAAATACCCTATTAGCAGTTATGTATCATCTCATAGATTATCTGAATCATATGCTCTAACGGTTGATCAATTATCCACTGTATCTATTCCTAACAGTGTGCAGGAAGCATTAGAAGATCCTAGATGGAAGCAAGCAATGAACATAGAGATGGAAGCACTTCAGAAAAATGAAACTTGGAAACTAACTTCTTTACCAAGTGGAAAAAAGACAATTGGGTGCAAATGGGTATACACTGTGAAGTTAAAAGCAGATGGAAGTATTGATAAATACAAGGCAAGACTCGTGGCAAAGGGATACACACAAAAATATGGGGTAGACTATCAAGATACGTTTGCTCCAGTGGCTAAACTCAACACAATCCGAATTCTAATTTCCATAGCAGCTAATAGAGATTGGCCCCTGAAACAATTTGATGTAAAGAATGCCTTCTTGAATGGTGATTTGGAAGAGGAGGTCTACATGGAGGTTCCACCGGGAGTACAACTACCCCCTTCAAAAGAAAGTGTAGTCTGCAAATTAAAAAAGGCTTTATATGGCCTTAAACAATCACCTAGGGCATGGTTTGGAAGACTCACGTTAGCAATGAAGAAGTTTGGGTATAAACAAAGTAATTCAGACCATACCTTGTTTATAAAGCATAACAAAGGAAAAGTGGCCATACTTATTGTCTATGTAGATGATATGGTGTTAacaggaaatgatgtggaagaaATGAAATTACTTGAGAAGAAATTGGCTGCTGAATTTGAAATGAAGGATCTTGGACAACTAAAATACTTTCTTGGCATAGAAATTGCAAGATCTGAAAAAGGTATTTTTCTAtctcaaagaaaatatattctagACCTTCTATCTGAGACTGGAATGTTGGCTTACAAGCCAGCCGATACTCCAATTGAAATGAATCATTCTCTTGCTGTATATTCAGACCAGATTGAGACGGATAAGCATAGATACCAGAGGTTAGTAGGAAAGTTAATTTATTTGTCTCACACTAGACCTGACATTGCGTATTCTGTGAGCATTGTAAGTAGGTTCATGCATTCTCCTAGTGAAGAACATATGACAGCAGTATATCGTATCCTTAGATACCTCAAAGGTTCACCAGGGAAAggtttattattttcaaaaaatgatAGAGCCTGCATAGAAGGATATACAGATTCAGACTGGGCTGGAGATAAAACTACAAGGCAATCAACTTCAGGGTATTTTACCTTTGTAGAAGGCAACTTAGTCACATGGAGAAGCAAGAAGCAAAAGGTAGTTGCAAGGtctagtgctgaagctgaaTTTAGAGGTATGGCATATGGAATTTGTGAATTACTATGGATTAGAAGCGTACTAGCTGATTTGGGAATCAAGTATGAAACACCGATGAATCTTTTCTGTGACAACAAGGCTGCGGTAGAGATTGCACATAACCCGGTTCAACATGATAGAACCAAACATGTTGAAGTGGATAGACATTTTATTAAGGAAAATCTAGATAATCAAGTAATTCAAACCCCACATGTTCGGTCTGAAGATCAACTTGCTGATATATTAACAAAGGCTGTTTCAGGAAAAGTGTTTGAAGAAGTCATTAACAAGTTGGGCATGATTGATATTCATGCACGTGTTGAAgatataatttagatttaaattattgttgcCCTTAATTAggaataagttttaaatatttaaagttgttttctgtttttatattatttcttatttaaatataagCATTTAATATTGCTTATAAAGTATGTACATCTGAGAAGAAAAAAGATGAATGAAAGGATTATATTTTATTCCCAGTGAATTGTTTAACAAGTACGAATTGTTCTGAATGCCCTTACTATACTGCTTACAACTACTTTCTTTATAGGTATCATTtaagattatattaaaaaaacctaattttcttgatttcaataaaatatttataaaatgttgtacttcaaaattttattttctgtattataatatgtaaatatatgttaattaattaaatattaagtgaaattttatataaatgataGAAGAGTAAGTAATATTATTCTAATCTTTGAAGATGGCAgttaataaaagatattttctttaagaaatacaaattttaaaagtaaagtaCTACATAAACAAATACAAAGTGCACCACTACAAGGATCTGAATTAATTTTCATGCTACTTATTATAGTAATGATATATGTAGAAGGAAATTCATTTATTCAATCCAATCTAACTCATCagataaaatgaattataaaactAATGACCCGTGGGTTGAGATGACCCAATAGTCTTCTGTCATTGTAACTTGGGTGATGAAACACAAACTAGGCAGTCTTTAGCTTTAGCAGCTCATACCGGTCTGTATCTTCGGAGTATAAAACGCTGTTGGGAGAAAGAAGGCGCTGGAGGGCCATTGAAAACCGAGCCTAACAACCATAACAGAATTACTAATCAGATTATATAAAGAACTGGTACTTTAGATTAGTAAAAGCTCTAGGGTCTTATTCCCACCCATTGAAATATTGCCAGGGAAAACCAGCAGCCTAGCAAGCCAAATCTACTACTCAAGGCCTGGCCATCACAAAAAATATGTATGTTTCAGGCAAAATTTGTCAAGAAATATCTATGTACGCCAGGAGTTCAAGGAAAAGTGTTTTTTACCCATAATACTAGTGAACCCACGCAAAAGCATCCAACCATTGACAAACTTATAAATCTCAGATCCCGCCCAGCCTGCACGGGTAAACATACATTAAAGTTACAATAGCAGTTATTATGTGACACATGCAGAGGTCCTTGTTTCTGACGAGTTGCAATGTTGGGCATAAAAtcaaatcatcatcatcaagttAAGCAATAGATAccattatgataaaaaaaaatatatcaaaatattaattcaacttGAAACAACAGAATTTAGATGAGCTTAAGAGAGTTAATGAAACACACAAAGTAGGACGGATAAGTTATTGCTTGGACAATGGAGGATTTTTCCATTGATCGAGGTGTTCAAGGAGTTGTTATATTGCATAAATATAGATCTTGCAGAAGAAAAAAGGCCTGTTGGAAGCTGTGCGGGACCATACAAGAAATCGGCACAATAATGACAGTTTCAAATTTCTTGAACTTTGAAGCTGCAAAACCGTGCAATTTGTCATGCGAGATGATTTTTGAATCCCTTTCCCAACCCTAAAATCCCGCTTTCTAACGTAAATCCTTATTCCGTCTTAGCTTTCTGACTCCACCACTAAATTCTTCATAATCCATCCAAATCCACCACAGTCGCTCCTTCATATATTCTACCCACCGCCATCATTTTACCCAAAATCTTCCTATCTCTGGATTTTCTCACAAATCACCCTTTCCCACATCACAATCTTCTCCTACACACCCACTAACCTTCTCCCTCTCTCCATTGTTGCAGCTCAATGGCCCACAAGCGAAAGATGTTGAGTCATCTTCCAACCCAAGCCTACATGGAAGAAACCCCATTAGGGGAGAACATGGGAACCACCAATAGAATAAAGGTTGACTTGGTAGTAAAAGTAGAAAAGAAGGATGACTAGAATAACTCACATCCTGTTCAATTACCTGAGCTAGACTATCTTGATAAATACAATCTTATTTGGATTATGCTTTAAGATAGTtttcttatttgaatttatatttagatttcttaatttacaaaaaaaaatattaatgattataAGATAGTCCGCAGAAAATTTTAAACGGGTAATCAAGGGTAGTGGATATCTACTGCCCGTGCTCATCCTAACTGTGGGTTTGAGCGCCCCCAATGAACAAAAGTTAACATGGCAACCGCCAACAATTTTAGTTCTTGTATTGTCTGACTCTTTCCACCAgacaaaatacaattttatgtATGGTCTCACCATTCATGCCACCATGTAATTGGATTTCACCTCCCTTGATCCTCTAGTTTTGAGAGatgatttcaattttgttaGGCAACGTGGGGTGGACAAGATTTTCCCCGAAGAAGGAAAAATTGTACCTAACAGTGGTTTTGAAATTTCTCAGTACTTCTTTGCATGTTATTCAACATTGCAATGGCTGAGTTCAATTCCATTTTTGAGGGatgatttcaattttgttaGGCAATGTGGGTTGGACAAGATTTGCCCCAAAGAAGGAAAAATTGTACCTAACAGTGGTTTTGAAATTTCTCAGTACTTCTTTGCATGTTGTTCAACATTGCAATTGCTGAGTTCAATTCCATTTTTGGGTTTCCTACTAGTGGAATGAAACACAAACCCTCATCCACCTATTGACCCAAAGACTTTCTGGAGGCTATCACTAATGACTGAGTGGACAGCATCTCATTGCAACTCCACATTCTTTCTCACCTCAGATTATGGGTAGGTTTTAAgcatcaagttttttttttgtcgagGTGAGTCCAATGGAAAAATCAGCTCCAGGACCAGTCATTTTATGGGCTATGCTTGACCCACAAGAACATTTATGCTTCGGGTTCTCACTAACTCCATTGGTTAGCATTATGATCATACTCAATTCGTTGATCAATTGAACATCTGTGAAAGTTCACTAACAGTTGACCTGACCACTATAAAATCCATGGGATGCATCAAGGTCAAGCACTTTGTTTATGAACAAAAGACTGATGCATGCCACTTAGTAGTTCCTCAAAAAATGTCCTTCACCGGTAGCTAGATAGATATGTTCTCTCAAAGTAGTATGCATCAACCTTTCATGAACAAAACATCTGGAGCTTGATGCATCCCATGGATTGGACAATAACTAGGTCATTGTGGGTAAACCTTCAAGTGGAATCCAAATGATCAAGGAACTAAGTAAACAATAACGCTTACCAATAGAGGTCACGACGCCCTCAAGCATAACTACAGTAAAAGTTCCATTGGCAATAGTTTGAAGTCACACCAAGCAAGATACCAATATCAAGTTGCACCTATGAATCAGTCAGTAGCCCATCAAGAAGAAAAGGTCACAGTAACTGATTTTTCCATTTCATTCATCTCTACCAAAATGGTAGATGCTAATAACCTAAGCATAATCTAGATGAAGGAGAGAATGAAGGATGAGAAGTTTCATTGCTATACCATCAACTAAGACTCACTAATAGGTGAATGGGGGCTCGTGCTTTTTTCCCCAGCAGGAAGTCAAAGATGGGATTGATTTCAGCCAATATAATGTTATACCTGTTCAATGAATGATATTTCTCCTGGATTGACTGGATCATCGTAATTAATCTCAATATGCAAAGTACTAAGAATTCCAAAATTACTTCCAAGTAGAAATTTTCCTTCATTCAGGCAAATCTTGCCCACCCGCCACATTGCCCAAAACATAATATTGAAATCATCCTCAAGCCTAGAAAATCAAGGAAGGTGAAATCCATGTAACCAGTGGCATAAATAGTGTGGCTGTACAACGCATTGGAGACCATTGAGTTGCAATAATGGCAATGTGGAGGAGATAGAAAGATGAAGGTTGGTGGGTGGGTAGGATAAAGTAGAAGGCTGCGACCTTGGAAAGAGATGAGGAAGATTTTGTATGGAGACTGGTTGGTTTAAATGTGGTGGTGCGTAGGTGTATATGATGGTTGTGAAAGGAGTGGCTAAGGAGGTTTTGGGAGGATGAGGAAGACGAAGATTTGAAAGGTGAGTCAAACTGGGGCACGACTGAGAAGGGCACGAGGATTAAGTTTTAATGTCGGATTTAAGGGTTGAGGAAAGggatttgaaattcaaaatcacaTGCCTCTTTCTGCATGACAAATTGCATCTGCACCATTTTTCTGCTTTGAAATACACTTTTATCCAAACACACCCAAAGATCTTAAGCATCCTAGAAGAGTAggtatggaagaagatgaactgCACATACATACCAGCAATGTTCCCTCGAGGCTGATAGTAGGGGGTGTTACAGCAAGGGCTATAAAATATGGAATCAGCACCTTATGCATCTGCACGGTTACAAACACAGTAGTCAACAGTTACTTATAATCTAAAttccaaaatattataattcataaaattcTCTGCATATACATTGAATCCCAGGATACAAATTTAAAACCTCCAGCTTCACCAATCATTACCTCCCTGCTGGCTACTTCGTCTTTGGCACATGTGCTGGCTATTTTATTTCACAAAAATCTTTATAATTGTtcattttaaatcatatttactCATTTTTACCTATAGTATTTTATGTAGCttatatttacttattaattCAACTCTTGCTATTAAGTTTTAACATGCAAGAGACATAATATGGtccttttgttattttaaaatctaaccAAATGAATCctctttatgttttatatttgattattattttgtgtaTAATTAACAATGGTTCGAGTGTACATCAGTATCTTTACCGTTTTTATGTCTGTATTCCGGCTTTAGAAACATTACTATCCGGACTAtgatttaaaatcataaaactcTGAAGGGACAAAATAAAACACAGGGGAAGAACGCAATTTAGCTTCAAATGATTGATACTACTGccacaaattttcaaacatgttGCAGAGGATTAAAAAGGAAAGTGGAGACAACACGGATATgtaaactaaattttgaaaacagaATGAACTAACCTCCTGGGTGACCATCCGATCAGGTGTAAAAATGTAGGGAAATAACCAAGGAACTGAAGTTCCAACAATCCCTAACAATAAGCCAAGTATAACTCCAATTATCACAAGAGACCTTAGAAGCAATCGGGCCTGTTCAATATCATGAAAACAACCAAAAGAGGCATTGAGACAGGGAAAATACCTTTTGACATCAGCGTAAGATTTGTAACATTTTAAATGAGAAACACTAACCTTTGATAAACTCCGATTTACTCCATATATCAGTTCAGGCATAAATGACTGAGCAGTTTGAGAGAGAGGTTCACCCCATACTGTACACATGGAATACGTTTGGACCATGACCTAAAgcaagaattaaaattattactgtCCAAGAATTTGGTTTTCGGAAGGAAAAAATCTCAACAGCAGGCAACagaagacaaaaataaaactaacttgATGAGCAGCCATTGTATGTGTACCCATTGATGTAGCAAAATATATAAGTAGTGAGTAGAAAGCCACCTAAACATCAGAACTTCGGATTATATTAAAAGGTTAGACTACTGCATACAAAGCTACAGAACTATTACACTAGAGACAACCTTTGACATCATTGTCATAAATACAGGAGCAGCAAGCCCAAATATCGTCAAAAGTTCCTTCCCTGAAGGAATGGAGAAAGCAAGTGCATTATATCCCTTCATGTTTAGAGTGTGAATCATCATGCAAGCAGCAATAACCTATAAGCAACAAGGGAAGAGAAAAGCAGTGCGCAATGAGCTTAGTTCTATGAGAATGAGTACAACCatatataatacaattcaatataatatcataaataagAGTTAGTCCAGCATACTTGTGAAACCATTGTAGCCCATGCTGCCCCTACAATACCGTAGCCTAAATAGATGCACAAAATTATACAAccacttatatttataaaactagCAGCAGCCAAAGCTTTCAAGGGTCCCCAGGaatctttcataccaagactgCAGAACGTGAATACCAAAaccattaattaatttaacaagCCAATGcttaacatatttttcaaattagaCAAAGCAAACATTGATACTTGGTATGTATTAAGCTCTGCAAATATAGAGGAAACTTTAAAAGGTTATTCATGattatagttattaaaaaaaatagaaagaggaAAACACATactttttacttaaaatatgaGAGATAAACAACATATATTCCAGATATAGAGATGCTGTCTCAGAAATGTCAAAGCACAGGAATTTTACCAAATAAAATATCAAGAATAATCTACTAATACATTGAACAGTATTTCATCTTCATATCAATTGCTACATGAAATAGAATGCCAAGACTGGAGCAGTATCTCAGATTTgacataaaattttcaaactacTTACATCAGAGAATCTGATGTTAGAAATAAATAGCATATTTGCACCTTGCACTCTGAGCAACCCATCCAACAAGTAAGGCAGGTGATGCCAAGCCTCGaatctaaaattgaaaaaagaaaaagaaaactgtaACTGAAAATTCACTGCACCAAAATAAGAGGATGAGAACACTATCacatatcatttaaaaaataattaatgtagcAAATTCCTTTTTACAAGATTCTAGCTCTTTTCTAAAACAAAAGCAATATTACATAATACCTTCATCTacaattacaagaaaaaaaagagttgatgaaatgataaattaattgtCTTCGTAATAGTTTTATAACTTCTAGATTTATAGAGCACGGATTGCagtctttatttaatttaaatgatataaaatcgTGTAGAAACAAACCTTTACATAACTGCTAGCTGCAGGTACTACGTGTGCATTCTTTGGTCCGATGAAAGCTGAAACggcatataaatagaaaattcatCAGTTATGGGATTGACTCTACTAACCTTTCAGAACAAGTGAATTCTAGCTATCCAAAATGAGTTGAAGAGCACAAATGGATAAAACACTCCACTTTCAATACCAGTTATTATTGCAGCACCAAATAGCCTAGTGAACAAAAGCATCGCAATGCCACAAGATAACCCAACAAAAAGCAAGACAGATATGTAGTGTTGTACTTCTTCTTTATCCTACACAAACTCGTGAAAGAGAAGTATAAGTCCTGAAAGTACAGAGTGGTGGGTATACAAATTGAATCGTGTAGATTtagtaacaacaacaacaataataataataatagataaatCATTGCAACACCGCATATTTACATTTTACAGCaccaaataataattattataataataataataatagtagtagtagtagtggTAGTAGATAAATCATCGCAACACTGCatatttacattttacaacGTTACGTTAAGTTTTAGACATTAAGTTCCTAATCACCAACATATATCAATCAATCTGGTAAAGAGAATTGTATTCAATTAATCTTTGCATCAGTATACACTtgtttaaatagataaatagaGAAACAAAAGCCTAGAAACTAGAAGAAGTTACAAGAATAACAATTGTAGATAACGATATagcttatttaatttcaaataatctGTTATTTAGTTGTTCCTCATCACTCTCTATCTGGCCGGCTCCTTACTGCAAAcaaatattatgttaaattattcATTGTCCCTACAGTTGTATCCATTCTAAGTTTTAGTCCGTCTGAGACAAAACTGTGATCTTTAGCTCCAACACATGCATAAATTTAAGCTTTGTACCATAGTGTTAACACCACAAAAAGAAGTTCTGCCGATAGAGCCACTACATAAACTTTCTCGTAAAGATAAACcactaaaaaaaaacacaactgGGAACAAAATTTTACAGTTCTATGTTGTCCTCATATGGAAGCAATATATAAGGTAAACCGTGTTCTAAGATTTGTGACGAAAAACCGCAGGGCACCATCCTCCCTTGTAGCACAAAGTGTAACTTCACTTCACTCACCACACATAAGAGCATCGATGCTGCCAACGTCACAGATCTGGACCTAATGTGCATCATATTTACCAATTTACCATCCAATAATCTCACGTGTCTGTTACCAACCTGTTTAGCAAGGGCAGTGGCAACCATATTGGAAGTAGCAATGGATAGAAACATGAACACGTAGCTCATGTAATCACAAACAACCGTAGCAGGACCTGGTCGTAGGAAACTAGAATAAGATAAAcgatatatttttcataattaagaGAAATCCTAATAATATGAATTGAGTGACGAC
The Vigna angularis cultivar LongXiaoDou No.4 chromosome 5, ASM1680809v1, whole genome shotgun sequence genome window above contains:
- the LOC108340433 gene encoding protein DETOXIFICATION 46, chloroplastic isoform X2 codes for the protein MAFKLKSLPLPYSLHSSTRQNPNFTLSNHRLPRRFSAPSLPLGISLSSTASASRFHRTALVTARAVRSDEIANEGEEDKDEELSRQGVKKELANKGIWSQMKDIVMFTGPATGLWICAPLMSLIDTAVIGQRSSIELAALGPATVVCDYMSYVFMFLSIATSNMVATALAKQDKEEVQHYISVLLFVGLSCGIAMLLFTRLFGAAIITAFIGPKNAHVVPAASSYVKIRGLASPALLVGWVAQSASLGMKDSWGPLKALAAASFINISGCIILCIYLGYGIVGAAWATMVSQVIAACMMIHTLNMKGYNALAFSIPSGKELLTIFGLAAPVFMTMMSKVAFYSLLIYFATSMGTHTMAAHQVMVQTYSMCTVWGEPLSQTAQSFMPELIYGVNRSLSKARLLLRSLVIIGVILGLLLGIVGTSVPWLFPYIFTPDRMVTQEMHKVLIPYFIALAVTPPTISLEGTLLAGRDLRFISLSMVGCFCVGSLVLWARFSMALQRLLSPNSVLYSEDTDRYELLKLKTA
- the LOC108340433 gene encoding protein DETOXIFICATION 46, chloroplastic isoform X1, which produces MAFKLKSLPLPYSLHSSTRQNPNFTLSNHRLPRRFSAPSLPLGISLSSTASASRFHRTALVTARAVRSDEIANEGEEDKDEELSRQGVKKELANKGIWSQMKDIVMFTGPATGLWICAPLMSLIDTAVIGQRSSIELAALGPATVVCDYMSYVFMFLSIATSNMVATALAKQDKEEVQHYISVLLFVGLSCGIAMLLFTRLFGAAIITAFIGPKNAHVVPAASSYVKIRGLASPALLVGWVAQSASLGMKDSWGPLKALAAASFINISGCIILCIYLGYGIVGAAWATMVSQVIAACMMIHTLNMKGYNALAFSIPSGKELLTIFGLAAPVFMTMMSKVAFYSLLIYFATSMGTHTMAAHQVMVQTYSMCTVWGEPLSQTAQSFMPELIYGVNRSLSKARLLLRSLVIIGVILGLLLGIVGTSVPWLFPYIFTPDRMVTQEMHKVLIPYFIALAVTPPTISLEGTLLAGRDLRFISLSMVGCFCVGSLVLWALSSRFGLLGCWFSLAIFQWARFSMALQRLLSPNSVLYSEDTDRYELLKLKTA